One Pelagicoccus enzymogenes DNA segment encodes these proteins:
- a CDS encoding acetate kinase, giving the protein MNILVINCGSSSLKFSVIDTQTGKDLARGLFDKLGSQAPSFKLESPLLSAPKKGNLPGGSEHEASLDTLANFLASDEMHLEIEAVGHRVVHGGERFTSACLMDQEALDAVKSCSSLAPLHNPANLLGIESSRQHFPELPQVGVFDTAFHQTIEPEAYLYAIPYELYREHGIRRYGFHGSSHKYVTSEAARILGKPLDQTSIITAHLGNGCSAAAIENGACVDTTMGLTPLEGLVMGTRSGDLDPGIVFHLHRALGLSIEEIDTILNKKSGLLGLSEFSNDMRSLRQASANGNEAAKRAVSIFTRRLAKSIASLRAALDKCDALVFTGGIGENDVQTRTETLVRLQHLGMLVDEQANATAGVDQDGIISQANSPVKVIVIPTNEELMIARETEQLVGSK; this is encoded by the coding sequence ATGAACATACTGGTCATAAACTGCGGGAGCTCCTCCCTGAAATTTTCTGTCATCGACACCCAAACGGGCAAAGACCTCGCCCGTGGCCTGTTCGACAAACTCGGTTCCCAAGCCCCTAGCTTCAAGCTTGAGAGCCCTCTTCTCTCCGCTCCCAAGAAGGGAAACCTGCCGGGCGGTTCCGAACACGAAGCATCCTTGGATACGCTCGCCAACTTTTTGGCCTCCGACGAGATGCACCTCGAAATCGAGGCAGTCGGACATCGCGTGGTGCATGGCGGAGAGCGGTTCACCTCGGCTTGCCTTATGGACCAGGAGGCTCTGGACGCAGTTAAATCCTGCTCCTCGCTCGCTCCCTTGCACAATCCAGCAAACCTTTTGGGCATCGAGTCTTCGAGACAGCACTTTCCAGAACTCCCGCAAGTCGGCGTTTTCGACACCGCGTTCCACCAAACCATAGAACCCGAGGCTTACCTCTACGCCATTCCCTACGAACTTTACCGCGAGCACGGCATCAGGCGCTACGGGTTTCATGGCTCCAGCCACAAGTACGTCACCTCGGAGGCAGCCCGCATCCTCGGCAAGCCCTTAGACCAAACGAGCATCATCACCGCCCACCTCGGCAACGGCTGCAGCGCCGCCGCCATCGAAAACGGCGCTTGCGTGGATACTACCATGGGACTGACCCCACTCGAAGGTCTGGTCATGGGCACGCGAAGCGGAGACCTTGACCCCGGAATCGTTTTCCACCTGCACCGAGCCCTCGGGCTTAGTATCGAAGAAATCGATACGATTCTAAACAAAAAAAGCGGTCTGCTCGGACTCTCTGAATTTTCCAACGACATGCGCTCGCTGCGGCAGGCATCCGCCAACGGAAACGAAGCCGCGAAGCGAGCCGTCTCAATCTTCACCCGCCGCCTCGCCAAAAGCATCGCCTCCCTGAGAGCTGCATTGGACAAGTGCGACGCCCTCGTCTTCACCGGAGGCATCGGAGAAAACGACGTCCAGACCCGTACCGAAACGCTCGTTAGGCTCCAGCACCTCGGGATGCTGGTAGACGAGCAGGCGAACGCCACCGCTGGGGTCGACCAGGATGGAATCATTTCACAAGCGAACTCACCGGTTAAGGTAATCGTGATCCCCACCAACGAAGAACTCATGATCGCCCGCGAAACCGAACAACTCGTCGGAAGCAAATAA
- a CDS encoding LuxR C-terminal-related transcriptional regulator, with protein sequence MNKLYIVDGQKTVCQMLAESLTSRNYEVVGTSDKISGVVDDAVELGPEMIILEMNLPDGRGADLISKVRARLPDARFLVFSDVKLSESIKACLQAGAHGFVEKSVDFDMFLNAVKIVSEGGCFFGFNITEVLRTVVSDNKKKSQYNDNLTQREREVLQLIAQGNSNKDIAAKLELSVKTVDNHRCSMMRKLDVHNVAAITRYAIEHRLISVNFVD encoded by the coding sequence ATGAACAAATTGTATATCGTCGATGGTCAGAAGACCGTCTGCCAGATGCTCGCCGAAAGCTTAACGTCCCGTAACTACGAAGTCGTAGGAACGTCCGACAAGATCTCGGGAGTTGTCGACGATGCGGTGGAGCTGGGGCCTGAAATGATCATCCTGGAGATGAACTTGCCGGATGGTCGCGGAGCGGACCTGATTTCCAAGGTTCGCGCTCGTTTGCCGGACGCTCGCTTTCTTGTCTTTTCGGATGTCAAGTTGAGCGAGAGCATCAAGGCTTGCTTGCAGGCTGGCGCTCATGGCTTCGTCGAAAAGTCGGTGGACTTCGACATGTTTTTAAACGCCGTCAAGATCGTGAGCGAAGGGGGCTGCTTCTTTGGGTTCAACATTACGGAGGTGTTGCGCACGGTTGTGAGCGACAACAAGAAGAAGAGCCAGTACAACGATAACCTGACCCAACGCGAACGCGAAGTCTTGCAGCTGATCGCCCAGGGGAACAGCAACAAGGATATTGCGGCAAAGCTCGAGCTCAGCGTCAAGACGGTCGACAACCATCGCTGCAGCATGATGCGCAAGCTCGACGTGCACAACGTGGCAGCCATTACTCGTTACGCGATCGAGCACCGCCTCATCTCCGTCAATTTCGTCGATTAG
- a CDS encoding universal stress protein, translating into MNTVLSFTDGSSYAASVYDHAVWASKQLNTSLRVVHTLNPHREKAALADFSGNIGPEAYDSLMNDLVNFDRERARLAQVKGEAILSEALRHIQAAGIQNVDTELRHGLFVDVLEDIQNNVDLIIIGKRGVNHAIAMKHLGTNIERTLRVAKCPVLVSSRAFKPIKRCLLAYDGGPSSQKALAFLKEHPLCANVEIDVLRVGRDDDRNRNEVQDAAEALNKAGFTAKARIREGEPAKVITDEVENVGFDLLAMGAYGHSRAKRMLIGSTTATLARDCHVPILMFR; encoded by the coding sequence ATGAACACAGTTCTCAGCTTCACTGACGGATCCTCCTACGCGGCGAGCGTCTACGACCATGCCGTCTGGGCAAGCAAGCAACTCAACACCTCGCTACGCGTCGTCCACACTCTGAACCCTCACCGAGAAAAGGCAGCCCTCGCGGATTTCTCCGGCAACATCGGCCCGGAAGCTTACGACAGCCTGATGAACGACTTGGTCAACTTTGACCGCGAACGAGCCCGTTTGGCGCAGGTGAAGGGCGAGGCAATCCTCTCCGAGGCCCTGCGTCACATCCAAGCAGCAGGAATCCAAAACGTGGATACCGAATTGCGACACGGTCTCTTCGTTGACGTCTTGGAGGACATTCAAAACAACGTCGACCTCATCATCATCGGGAAGCGCGGCGTGAACCACGCCATCGCCATGAAACACCTCGGCACCAACATCGAGCGTACCCTCCGCGTCGCCAAGTGCCCCGTGCTCGTTTCCTCCCGCGCCTTCAAGCCGATCAAACGTTGCCTCCTCGCCTATGACGGAGGCCCCAGTTCGCAAAAGGCTCTCGCCTTCCTGAAGGAACATCCGCTTTGCGCCAACGTAGAAATCGACGTCCTACGGGTAGGCCGCGATGACGATCGAAACCGCAACGAGGTTCAAGACGCCGCTGAAGCGCTCAATAAAGCTGGCTTCACCGCCAAAGCCCGTATTCGAGAAGGCGAGCCCGCCAAGGTCATCACGGATGAAGTCGAGAATGTCGGCTTCGACCTTCTCGCGATGGGAGCCTATGGCCACTCCCGCGCCAAACGCATGCTCATCGGCAGCACCACCGCGACTCTCGCTCGCGACTGCCACGTGCCGATCCTCATGTTCCGCTAA
- the pta gene encoding phosphate acetyltransferase, whose product MKHVFLTVPTGAKVGLSTVSIGLVRALERQGVRVGFFKPIAQPVTPDEPGDRSTSFIRAVTTLTPPEPISMEEAKKLVSEEHLELLLENIIQRFEEASKNADVLIVEGLIQTERFPMGARLNSKLAQTLSSKQILVTSLGNRSLDHLNKELELAVHDFKGRVAGVVINKADIDAARDNIDFDGIGVEPLKQFIKNNCPVFRNDDLEMIGMIPRDEKLLAPRVSDVAKLVNAEVLNEGDMTSRRVFKIELLARNVTNLLHTLKTGTLLVTPSDRSDIILAASMASLNGTRLAGLVLTSDQRPDERIVKLCQIAWKSGLPVMRVSKTSFETARALYDMNLEIAPDDNDRINQAMETVAISISSSWIRNTLASQMKRQLSPPAFRHMLTRNARQKPKRIILPEGDEPRTMQAAVACTERGIAKCVLLGNPYSIQLKADAMGLSLPTGLEIVNPDVIRERYVPSLVEMRRHKNMTEKIARDHLSDNVVLGTMMLKHDEVDGLVSGAVHSSANTVRPAMQLIKTRPGAKIASSVFFMCLPDQVLVYGDCAINPDPNAEELADIAIQSADSAKAFGIDPLVAMISYSTLGSGSGADVDKVVEATRLVKEARPDIIIDGPLQYDAAAIADVARTKAPDSPVAGKANVFIFPDLNTGNTTYKAVQRSANVISIGPMLQGLKKPVNDLSRGALVDDIIYTIALTAVQAQQND is encoded by the coding sequence ATGAAGCATGTATTCCTAACAGTACCCACGGGAGCCAAAGTCGGCCTCTCGACCGTATCCATAGGGCTTGTACGGGCCCTCGAACGACAAGGGGTAAGGGTCGGCTTCTTCAAGCCCATCGCCCAACCGGTAACTCCAGACGAACCCGGCGACCGCTCCACCAGCTTCATCAGGGCCGTTACCACCCTCACACCTCCGGAACCCATTTCCATGGAGGAAGCCAAGAAGCTAGTGAGCGAAGAGCATCTCGAGCTCCTCCTAGAAAACATCATCCAGCGTTTCGAGGAAGCGTCCAAAAACGCTGACGTGCTCATCGTTGAAGGCCTGATCCAAACCGAACGCTTCCCCATGGGAGCCCGCCTCAACTCCAAACTCGCCCAAACCCTCTCCTCTAAGCAAATCCTCGTCACCAGCCTCGGCAACCGCAGCCTAGACCACCTGAACAAAGAACTGGAGCTGGCCGTTCACGACTTCAAGGGACGCGTGGCCGGCGTCGTCATCAACAAGGCAGACATCGACGCGGCCCGTGACAACATCGACTTTGACGGCATCGGGGTAGAACCGCTCAAGCAGTTCATCAAAAACAACTGCCCCGTCTTCAGGAACGACGACTTGGAGATGATCGGCATGATACCGCGCGACGAAAAATTGCTTGCCCCACGCGTTTCAGACGTCGCGAAACTCGTCAATGCCGAGGTCCTCAACGAAGGCGACATGACTAGCCGTCGCGTCTTCAAGATCGAGCTGCTTGCTCGCAACGTCACGAACTTGCTGCACACGCTCAAGACCGGAACCCTTCTGGTGACGCCTTCCGACCGCAGCGACATCATCCTCGCCGCCAGCATGGCGTCCCTCAACGGCACTCGCCTTGCCGGCCTCGTCCTGACAAGCGACCAGCGGCCAGACGAACGTATCGTCAAACTCTGCCAAATCGCATGGAAAAGCGGCTTGCCGGTCATGCGAGTGAGCAAGACTTCCTTCGAAACGGCACGGGCGCTCTACGACATGAACCTCGAGATCGCGCCGGACGACAACGACCGCATCAACCAAGCAATGGAAACCGTTGCTATCAGCATCAGCAGTAGTTGGATTCGCAATACGCTCGCATCCCAGATGAAACGCCAGCTTTCCCCACCTGCGTTTCGCCACATGCTTACCCGCAACGCTCGCCAAAAGCCCAAGCGCATCATCCTGCCGGAAGGCGACGAACCCCGCACGATGCAAGCCGCTGTGGCCTGCACGGAACGCGGCATCGCCAAGTGCGTATTGCTCGGCAACCCCTACTCCATCCAACTCAAGGCGGACGCTATGGGGCTCAGCTTGCCCACCGGACTGGAGATCGTAAATCCGGACGTGATTAGAGAACGCTACGTGCCCTCATTGGTCGAAATGAGGCGACACAAAAACATGACCGAGAAAATCGCTCGCGACCACTTGAGCGACAACGTGGTGCTCGGCACCATGATGCTCAAGCACGACGAAGTGGACGGACTGGTTTCGGGAGCCGTACACTCTTCGGCCAACACCGTTCGCCCTGCCATGCAGCTAATCAAGACCCGGCCGGGAGCAAAGATCGCTTCCTCCGTATTCTTCATGTGCTTGCCCGACCAAGTGCTGGTCTATGGCGACTGCGCCATCAACCCAGATCCCAACGCAGAGGAACTCGCAGACATCGCCATCCAGAGCGCCGACTCGGCCAAGGCCTTCGGCATCGATCCACTCGTGGCGATGATCAGCTACAGCACCCTCGGCTCCGGCTCGGGCGCCGACGTCGACAAGGTGGTTGAAGCGACTCGCCTGGTAAAAGAAGCCCGTCCCGACATTATCATCGATGGTCCGCTTCAGTACGACGCTGCCGCAATCGCCGATGTCGCGCGCACCAAAGCTCCCGACAGCCCGGTCGCCGGCAAGGCCAACGTATTCATTTTCCCTGACCTCAATACCGGTAACACCACCTATAAGGCAGTACAGCGTTCAGCGAACGTGATATCAATCGGTCCCATGCTGCAGGGCCTCAAGAAGCCGGTGAACGACTTGTCGCGCGGCGCCCTGGTGGACGACATCATCTACACCATCGCCCTGACAGCAGTTCAAGCCCAGCAGAACGACTAG
- a CDS encoding SulP family inorganic anion transporter: MKNTFRENWISNAPRDFLAGTVVALALIPEAIAFSIIAGVDPKVGLYASFSIALITAFAGGRPGMISAATGAMALLMVDLVKDHGLQYLFAATILTGVLQFLAGALKLGDSLKFVSKSVTTGFVNALAILIFMAQLPEFVGQDWRMYAMVAGGLAIIYLLPLLTKSVPSPLVCIIVITGISLGFGMDFLPTVGDKGQLPSEFPPFFIPQVPLNLDTLWIILPYSFPLAIVGLLESLMTSTIVDELTDSESDKNRECRGQGIANFITGFFGGMAGCAMIGQSVINVKSGGRGRLSTLWAGIFLLILILLLDDWVSRIPMAALVAVMIMVSIGTFSWSSIKNLKTHPKFTSFVMLSTVGVVVYTHNLAYGVMVGVLLSALSFAHKVAQLLDVSSTREPNTQERVYRISGQLFFVSASDFSRSFDFSEVLRKVTIDVSKAHFWDLSAVTALDKVVLKFRREGTEVEILGLNEASATIVGKLAVHDKPGASQDLGGH; the protein is encoded by the coding sequence ATGAAAAACACCTTTAGAGAGAACTGGATATCAAACGCGCCGCGAGACTTCCTCGCCGGCACGGTCGTGGCCTTGGCGCTCATCCCCGAAGCCATCGCCTTCTCGATCATCGCAGGGGTGGACCCAAAGGTCGGCCTCTACGCCTCTTTCAGCATCGCCCTCATCACCGCTTTCGCTGGGGGACGGCCCGGCATGATCTCGGCGGCTACTGGAGCGATGGCGCTGCTCATGGTCGATCTAGTGAAAGACCACGGCCTGCAGTACCTGTTCGCGGCCACTATTCTGACAGGCGTCCTGCAGTTCCTCGCGGGCGCATTGAAGCTGGGTGACTCCCTAAAATTCGTCTCCAAGTCGGTCACCACCGGCTTCGTAAATGCCTTGGCGATCCTGATCTTCATGGCCCAGCTTCCCGAATTCGTCGGTCAAGACTGGCGCATGTACGCTATGGTCGCTGGCGGCTTGGCTATCATCTACCTGCTCCCGCTGCTGACCAAGAGCGTCCCCTCTCCCTTGGTTTGCATCATCGTCATCACGGGAATCTCGCTGGGATTCGGCATGGATTTTCTTCCAACAGTGGGCGACAAGGGACAACTTCCTTCCGAATTCCCTCCCTTCTTCATTCCACAAGTCCCTCTCAACCTAGACACCCTGTGGATCATCCTGCCCTACTCCTTCCCGCTCGCGATCGTAGGCCTGTTGGAATCCCTTATGACCTCGACCATTGTCGACGAACTTACGGACTCCGAAAGCGACAAGAACCGCGAGTGTCGCGGCCAGGGAATCGCCAACTTTATCACCGGATTCTTCGGTGGCATGGCCGGCTGCGCCATGATCGGCCAATCCGTGATCAACGTAAAGTCCGGCGGCCGCGGTCGTCTTTCCACTCTCTGGGCAGGCATCTTTCTGCTCATCCTCATCCTGTTGCTGGACGACTGGGTCAGCCGCATTCCGATGGCCGCCCTCGTAGCAGTCATGATCATGGTATCGATCGGAACCTTCAGCTGGAGCTCGATAAAAAACCTGAAAACCCATCCGAAGTTCACCTCCTTCGTAATGCTTTCGACTGTGGGCGTCGTCGTCTATACCCATAACCTGGCCTACGGCGTTATGGTGGGAGTGTTGCTGAGCGCCCTCTCCTTTGCCCACAAGGTCGCTCAACTCCTAGATGTATCAAGTACCCGCGAGCCGAATACCCAGGAACGCGTCTACCGCATCAGCGGCCAGCTCTTCTTCGTCTCCGCCTCTGACTTTTCCCGCTCCTTCGACTTTTCCGAAGTACTGAGAAAGGTCACCATCGACGTCTCGAAAGCTCACTTCTGGGACCTTTCCGCCGTCACAGCCCTCGACAAGGTGGTCCTCAAGTTCCGCCGCGAAGGAACTGAGGTAGAAATCCTTGGCCTCAACGAAGCGAGCGCTACTATCGTAGGCAAGCTCGCCGTACACGACAAGCCCGGCGCCTCTCAAGACCTCGGCGGACACTAA